The following coding sequences lie in one Crassostrea angulata isolate pt1a10 chromosome 10, ASM2561291v2, whole genome shotgun sequence genomic window:
- the LOC128164439 gene encoding uncharacterized protein LOC128164439, producing the protein MLRGMVLQNFVHFEKRFVFDFSKTKNGPNIFVGASSTGKTAVLELIRRCMDSRLNSSLTNRANSNERVYVFCEFYLDIDKYGPTVITGMIVDANTDNYSSTMQTDKEVKANPEVKSEDIEEKGRENKLDEMREQGDEQESQKKKMKKDNKPEEMSGEQGEEQGSQNKKDKEMDWDEEGTMFHKVIMYTLGGKIEFCSETYLERRDGKIVNLEKNVKLSQILGDLRSSGYIETNENHISKGITDLFNEDFVVKVLGEIEIKQRENKTYHVRQDLWRKIEEQFVGILPTRGLGTIQWTKSKLIESENKTKNYEGTCLHAEIITELLDSDIIEKKKEQEIFSFLTNPSKIVFRKEAPNANRINLIQVKNGMNEFPLLKTSVGIIEAKQFSLIMAHRTLKTICLEEPDRGMHPQMIERLKEVLHHESRHKTIIVVTHSPYLLDSMSLKNIFFFSRIYEVAFDVVNIYDKLESNKYLKIVKMEDLKAILFSSKVLFVEGSTDKIVLEAIFRHLIQRSSKTYEDILPILSHEICSMGGKELRENISEFCNKLNIKFCLVLDRDAVIETEESTKRIKKIQPGYSSYKRFEGGLVSDFLVDPNGFEALSTDLATKEKTFIWRDGDLEDFLLSSRENNSEILRIFKPDAKFTTAEDKEKYNRMKATIKKSLKNGCFRENLDALADIITHFPETERLCSFLKDI; encoded by the coding sequence ATGCTTCGGGGTATGGTTCTACAGAACTTTGTTCATTTCGAAAAGAGATTTGTCTTTGATTTTTCCAAAACCAAAAATGGCCCAAACATTTTTGTTGGTGCAAGCTCAACGGGAAAAACGGCAGTCCTTGAACTAATCAGAAGATGTATGGATAGCAGACTCAACTCATCTCTTACCAACAGAGCAAACTCAAATGAAAGAGTATACGTGTTCTGCGAATTTTATCTTGATATCGATAAATATGGGCCAACTGTTATAACAGGAATGATAGTAGATGCCAATACTGACAATTACTCTAGTACAATGCAAACTGACAAGGAAGTAAAAGCAAACCCTGAAGTGAAATCAGAAGATATAGAAGAAAAAGGAAGAGAGAATAAGCTTGACGAGATGAGAGAACAGGGAGACGAACAGGAAAGtcaaaagaagaaaatgaaaaaagacaATAAACCTGAAGAAATGAGTGGAGAACAGGGAGAGGAGCAGGGAAGTCAAAATAAGAAAGACAAAGAAATGGACTGGGATGAGGAGGGTACGATGTTTCACAAAGTAATTATGTACACGTTAGGaggaaaaatagaattttgttctGAAACATATTTAGAGAGACGTGACGGTAAAATTGTTAATCTCGAAAAGAATGTTAAACTTTCGCAAATACTGGGTGACCTTAGATCTAGCGGGTACATAGaaacaaatgaaaatcatatcagTAAGGGGATCACAGATCTCTTTAATGAAGATTTCGTTGTAAAAGTATTAGGAGAAATAGAAATAAAGCAAAGAGAAAATAAGACCTACCATGTGCGTCAAGATTTATGGAGAAAAATTGAAGAACAATTTGTTGGAATTTTACCCACGAGAGGACTAGGCACAATTCAGTGGACAAAGAGTAAATTGATAGAAtcggaaaataaaacaaaaaattacgaAGGCACTTGTCTTCATGCAGAAATTATTACCGAACTTTTGGACAGCGacattatagaaaaaaagaaagagcaagaaatattcagttttttaaCAAATCCCAGTAAAATTGTCTTTAGGAAGGAAGCACCGAATGCGAATCGTATAAATTTAATTCAGGTCAAAAATGGAATGAATGAGTTTCCACTGCTCAAGACCTCAGTTGGGATCATAGAAGCAAAACAGTTTTCTCTCATAATGGCTCACAGGACactaaaaacaatttgtttagaAGAACCCGATCGCGGAATGCATCCTCAGATGATTGAACGTTTAAAAGAAGTGCTGCATCACGAAAGTCGACACAAAACAATCATTGTTGTAACACACAGTCCATATCTTCTCGACTCCATGTCGTTGAAAAACATCTTTTTCTTTTCCAGGATATATGAAGTCGCGTTTGACGTCGTTAATATATATGACAAACTTGAGAGCaataaatatttgaagattgtaaaaatggAAGACTTAAAAGCAATTTTATTTTCGTCAAAAGTTCTTTTTGTTGAAGGAAGCACTGACAAAATTGTTCTGGAAGCAATTTTTCGACATTTGATACAGCGGTCCTCAAAGACTTACGAAGATATTCTTCCAATATTGAGTCACGAGATATGTTCTATGGGAGGGAAAGAGTTAAGAGAAAATATATCAGAGTTCTGCAACAAATTGAACATAAAATTTTGCCTAGTCTTGGATAGGGACGCAGTTATTGAAACAGAAGAGTCAACCAAGCGTATTAAGAAAATTCAACCTGGTTATTCAAGTTATAAAAGGTTTGAAGGAGGTCTCGTTTCGGATTTTCTTGTTGACCCTAACGGTTTTGAAGCGCTTTCTACTGATTTGGCAACAAaggaaaaaacatttatttggaGAGATGGGGACCTAGAGGATTTTCTCTTAAGTAGCAGGGAGAATAATTCTGAAATTCTTAGGATTTTTAAACCTGATGCCAAATTTACAACTGCAgaagataaagaaaaatacaacagGATGAAAGCGACCATCAAGAAATCGTTGAAAAACGGTTGTTTTCGGGAAAATCTAGATGCCTTAGCTGATATTATAACACATTTTCCCGAAACTGAACGCTTGTGttcttttttgaaagatatataa